The following are from one region of the Haloactinomyces albus genome:
- a CDS encoding cyclodeaminase/cyclohydrolase family protein, with product MSPLDTSVRDFLAAVAAPTPSATGGGVSAVTAAAAAGLVVMVARLSASLPDSDELTAQAEGLRERAMEIATTDADSYAAVLAAQRRPREDPERAQALREALAESAQPPFRLTLLAAEIADLAADLTARGKPGLRGDAITAATLAAGAARSSAVLVRINLSTAGLSLEHADSADVAADAAAATAQRCAGTDPTTADLSTERGVSPG from the coding sequence TTGAGTCCCCTCGACACCTCCGTTCGGGATTTCCTGGCCGCGGTAGCCGCACCGACACCGTCCGCCACCGGCGGCGGCGTCAGTGCGGTGACCGCGGCTGCCGCCGCGGGACTGGTGGTGATGGTCGCCCGATTGTCGGCATCGTTACCGGACTCGGACGAGCTCACGGCACAAGCGGAGGGACTCCGCGAACGTGCGATGGAGATCGCGACGACCGATGCGGACTCCTATGCGGCGGTACTGGCGGCCCAGCGCCGTCCCCGGGAGGATCCGGAGCGTGCCCAGGCCCTGCGGGAAGCACTCGCGGAATCGGCGCAGCCACCCTTTCGACTCACCCTGCTCGCGGCCGAGATCGCCGATCTGGCGGCGGATCTGACGGCACGCGGTAAGCCGGGATTGCGCGGCGATGCGATCACCGCCGCCACGCTCGCCGCCGGTGCGGCACGAAGTAGCGCTGTCCTCGTGCGGATCAACCTGTCGACGGCCGGTCTCTCGCTCGAGCACGCCGACTCCGCCGACGTGGCAGCCGACGCGGCGGCTGCCACAGCACAACGCTGCGCGGGAACGGACCCGACCACAGCGGACCTCTCCACGGAACGTGGAGTTTCCCCCGGGTGA